A window of Streptomyces broussonetiae genomic DNA:
CTGTCCACCTCCCTCAAGGGCCCCACCGAGGACATCTACAGCTCGCCGCCCAGCTTCCTGCCCGCTCATCCCACCCTGCACAACTACGCACGGGTCGCCGACACCATCCCCGTCTGGGACTACGCCCTGAACTCCCTGAAGGTCGCCACCGCCAACGTCGTGACCAACTGCGTCGGTTCGGCCCTCGCCGGATACGCCCTGGCCCGGCTGCGCTTTCGCGGCCGGCGCGTGACCACGCTCGTGTTCGTGCTGGCCATGCTCGTGCCCGTCGAGGGCATCGTCATCGCCCAGTTCACCACCATGCGCGAACTCGGCCTGAACAACACCCTCATCGGCGTCGTCCTGCCCGGCGCGATCGGCGCGATGAACGTGCTGCTGATGCGCAACGCCTTCCGTTCGTTGCCGTACGAGATCGAGGAGGCGGCCTACGTCGACGGCGCCACCGTCTGGCAGCGGTTCCTGCGCATCGCGCTGCCCTCGGTGAAGGGGACGGTGGCCGTCGTCGCGATCTTCGCCTTCATGGGCGCCTGGGACGACTTCCTGTGGCCGCTCATCGTGCTCAGCGATCCCTCCAAGTTCACCCTCACCATCGGCCTGAACTATCTGCACGGCACCTTCGCCAACGACGAACGGCTCGTCGCCGCCGGCACCGTGATCGCCGTGGCCCCGCTCATCGCCCTCTTCGCCTGTCTGCAGCGGTACTTCTTCCGTGGCGTGGGCGAGGGCGCCGTCAAGGGCTGACCGACGTCCACCTTCCCGCAAGGACACCCATGCCTCCTGCCGTGCGCTTCGG
This region includes:
- a CDS encoding carbohydrate ABC transporter permease, whose protein sequence is MSVLEKVRPERTVTVRREPRLTDQHGRRVRVGELVWRYLLLLAVLALTVGPFLWQLSTSLKGPTEDIYSSPPSFLPAHPTLHNYARVADTIPVWDYALNSLKVATANVVTNCVGSALAGYALARLRFRGRRVTTLVFVLAMLVPVEGIVIAQFTTMRELGLNNTLIGVVLPGAIGAMNVLLMRNAFRSLPYEIEEAAYVDGATVWQRFLRIALPSVKGTVAVVAIFAFMGAWDDFLWPLIVLSDPSKFTLTIGLNYLHGTFANDERLVAAGTVIAVAPLIALFACLQRYFFRGVGEGAVKG